A window of the Cystobacter fuscus genome harbors these coding sequences:
- a CDS encoding phosphoenolpyruvate synthase yields MSTGNTLDESARTVEAESFILPFERICAADLPHVGGKGANLGELARAGFPVPPGFCVTTAAFDAFFAGVGETQALYAALESLDGKDVEAARRVAEATRAALGQAPLPPAVADAVLAAWRALGTEAAWAVRSSATAEDLPDASFAGQQDTFLNIRGAESLLDAVRRCWVSLFTDRAVLYRARNGFGHRGVKLSVVVQRMVMPEVSGILFTADPLTGRRGTVSIDAGFGLGEALVSGLINADLYKVDKATGEFLSVQVGDKALAIRPRPEGGTREEALPEATRSARALDDVTARELAALGARIEAHYGEPQDIEWCIEAGRIYVVQARPITSLYPLPTPAPDDGGTHIYLGFGHVQMMTDPMPPLALQVWQLTIPFGRTSSGTEEPPHETRSVAVAGSRLFLDATPMLRHPLLRRRMVGIARHVYEDLGRGMDALANQPAFQRGARGGRATVRGVGRIAFPLVTRMLHRLFVADPASLLSRVETFSESLLTEMRARLAAAAPGAARLRESRRVLSELMSRALALPPNLLVGVVAKGLLGQGIRRGLLGGTLEDLSALERGLPGNVTTEMDLAVGDLTDLVRPHPALAAVLHDRPAPEALAAARDLEGGPAFLTAWRAFLERYGMRGHGEVDLSRPRYKEDPSLLLATIVGGAGPAGANRSAGEHRAHHAALAARAEAAGERLVAASRRGLTGSLRARLARRWVRLARAGLGLREHPKFLLVRVLELVRDAVLEAGSLLVRRGALGAPDEVFLFRFEELIAALEAERAPDLRPLAEERRAALRRDARRAPPLVMASDGEIPVLAGREDLPPGAMSGTAASAGVVEGRARVVLDPTREVLHAGEILVAPHTDPGWTPLFVHASGLVTEVGGLMTHGSVVAREYGIPAVVSVTGATRRIHTGQRIRVDGTRGIVELLDEGAA; encoded by the coding sequence ATGAGTACAGGCAACACCCTCGACGAATCCGCGCGCACCGTGGAAGCGGAGTCCTTCATCCTCCCGTTCGAGCGCATCTGCGCGGCGGACCTGCCCCACGTGGGCGGCAAGGGGGCCAACCTGGGCGAGCTGGCCCGCGCCGGGTTCCCCGTGCCTCCCGGCTTCTGTGTCACCACGGCCGCCTTCGATGCGTTCTTCGCCGGCGTCGGGGAGACCCAGGCGTTGTACGCGGCGCTGGAGTCATTGGATGGGAAGGATGTGGAAGCGGCGCGTCGCGTCGCCGAGGCCACCCGTGCCGCGCTCGGCCAGGCGCCCCTTCCCCCGGCCGTGGCCGACGCCGTGCTCGCCGCCTGGAGGGCGCTGGGGACCGAGGCCGCGTGGGCGGTGCGCTCCAGCGCCACGGCGGAGGATCTGCCGGACGCCAGCTTCGCGGGCCAGCAGGACACCTTCCTCAACATCCGCGGGGCCGAGTCCCTGCTCGACGCGGTCCGGCGCTGCTGGGTGTCGCTGTTCACCGATCGCGCGGTGCTCTACCGGGCCCGGAATGGCTTTGGCCATCGCGGGGTGAAGCTGAGCGTGGTGGTGCAGCGCATGGTGATGCCCGAGGTGTCCGGCATCCTCTTCACCGCGGATCCCCTCACCGGGCGGCGTGGCACCGTATCCATCGACGCGGGCTTCGGGCTGGGCGAGGCGCTGGTCAGCGGGCTCATCAACGCCGACCTGTACAAGGTGGACAAGGCGACGGGGGAGTTCCTGAGCGTCCAGGTGGGTGACAAGGCCCTGGCCATCCGTCCCAGGCCCGAGGGCGGAACCAGGGAGGAAGCCTTGCCGGAAGCCACCCGCAGCGCCCGGGCCCTGGATGACGTGACCGCACGGGAGCTGGCCGCCCTGGGCGCGCGCATCGAAGCGCATTACGGCGAGCCGCAGGACATCGAGTGGTGCATCGAGGCCGGGCGCATCTACGTGGTCCAGGCCCGCCCCATCACGAGCCTGTACCCGCTGCCCACGCCCGCTCCGGACGACGGGGGCACGCATATCTACCTCGGCTTCGGCCACGTCCAGATGATGACGGACCCGATGCCGCCGCTCGCCCTCCAGGTGTGGCAGTTGACGATTCCATTCGGCAGGACGTCGTCGGGCACGGAGGAGCCTCCCCACGAGACCCGGTCCGTCGCCGTCGCGGGCAGCCGGCTCTTCCTGGACGCGACGCCCATGCTGCGCCATCCCCTCCTGCGGCGGCGGATGGTGGGGATCGCCCGTCACGTCTACGAGGATCTGGGCCGGGGCATGGACGCGTTGGCCAACCAGCCGGCCTTCCAGCGCGGCGCACGCGGCGGACGGGCCACGGTGAGGGGCGTTGGCCGCATCGCCTTCCCCCTGGTCACCCGGATGTTGCACCGGCTGTTCGTCGCGGATCCCGCCTCACTCCTCTCCCGGGTGGAGACGTTCAGCGAGTCGCTGCTCACCGAGATGCGGGCCCGGCTCGCGGCGGCGGCTCCGGGCGCGGCACGGCTGCGCGAGTCGCGGCGTGTGCTCTCGGAGCTCATGAGCCGCGCCCTCGCCCTGCCCCCGAACCTGCTCGTGGGCGTGGTGGCCAAGGGGCTGCTCGGCCAGGGAATCCGGAGGGGACTGCTCGGCGGGACACTGGAGGATCTCTCCGCGCTGGAGCGGGGCCTGCCCGGCAACGTCACCACCGAGATGGATCTGGCCGTGGGAGATCTGACGGATCTCGTCCGCCCCCATCCGGCCCTGGCCGCGGTGCTTCACGACCGTCCCGCCCCCGAGGCCCTGGCCGCGGCGCGTGACCTCGAAGGAGGGCCGGCCTTTCTCACGGCCTGGCGGGCCTTCCTCGAGCGCTATGGCATGCGGGGACATGGGGAGGTGGACCTGTCCCGGCCTCGTTACAAGGAGGATCCCTCGCTCCTTCTCGCGACCATCGTGGGAGGAGCCGGACCGGCGGGGGCGAACCGGTCCGCGGGCGAGCACCGGGCCCACCACGCGGCGCTGGCCGCCAGGGCCGAGGCCGCGGGCGAGCGACTCGTCGCCGCGTCCCGACGCGGTCTGACCGGAAGCCTGCGCGCCCGGCTGGCTCGCCGGTGGGTACGACTGGCCCGCGCGGGCCTTGGGCTGCGGGAACACCCCAAGTTCCTGCTCGTCCGTGTGCTGGAGCTCGTGCGTGACGCAGTGCTCGAGGCCGGGAGTCTCCTGGTGCGGCGCGGGGCGCTCGGGGCGCCGGACGAGGTGTTCCTGTTCCGCTTCGAGGAGCTGATCGCGGCGCTCGAGGCCGAGCGAGCGCCCGATCTACGGCCCCTCGCCGAGGAGCGGCGGGCCGCGCTCCGGCGCGACGCCAGACGAGCGCCTCCCTTGGTGATGGCGAGCGATGGCGAGATTCCCGTGCTGGCGGGCCGCGAGGATCTGCCACCGGGAGCCATGTCCGGGACGGCGGCCTCGGCGGGCGTGGTGGAGGGGCGGGCGCGCGTGGTGCTCGATCCGACGCGCGAGGTGCTTCACGCGGGAGAGATCCTCGTGGCGCCGCATACGGATCCAGGCTGGACGCCCCTGTTCGTGCACGCGTCTGGACTGGTGACCGAGGTGGGCGGGCTCATGACGCACGGCTCGGTGGTGGCGCGCGAGTACGGCATTCCGGCGGTCGTCAGCGTGACGGGCGCCACGCGGCGCATCCACACCGGCCAGCGCATCCGCGTGGACGGCACCCGGGGCATCGTGGAGCTCCTGGACGAAGGTGCCGCGTGA
- a CDS encoding phage tail sheath family protein, which translates to MTAFVGPATRGPLGTPVLVHSLDDYERTYGAISSEQDAMGFAALAYYQNGGKDAYIVRVADPTGAQAAFATLGSDADTPEPLLTLSATSEGEWGNDIYFRVTRPTSFSTAAPVFTLEVGHLELVEGVSEFKADATFSNLSMNESAPTYALGLVDGSAGTVKLEFVNDTTAEDLAGHGTLVGAAIASPVAGDRFSSLPEKLSLSVNIDGLGAKTLSFTKTSLKLGGTNGDADAALVAKAVQDAIQQIAPSEEPFQGVTCTYDAATHRFTLRSPASASSSVEIYDSGAGPSLAKAMRLEPASTPTRVHGSLPLVPAAVEPTKLTSGAAEPPRAQDYQSVFGGPLKKISDISVVVLPDQSLPPDGTGNPGIAAALAHCEEMRNRVLIIDPPPGFELKSAQEVNQLRLPTSTYSVLYYPRVKVANPFYKAGATVKASPTVTVAPSAFAAGMWSRIDARRGVWKAPAGVETSLLGTAGLEFQVDDGAQDQLNPLGVNCLRVLPNFGAVLWGARTLATRADPEWRYVSVRRTAIMIEQSVYNGIQWAVFEPNDHRLWSALRTNIGSFMDGLFRAGAFQGDKASDAYFVRCGLGDTMTQGDIDRGQVIAVVGFAPLKAAEFVIIRIQQKLQQ; encoded by the coding sequence TTGACTGCGTTCGTGGGTCCCGCGACCCGGGGACCGCTGGGGACTCCCGTCCTGGTGCACAGCCTGGACGATTACGAGCGCACCTATGGGGCCATCAGCAGTGAGCAGGACGCGATGGGTTTCGCGGCGCTCGCCTATTACCAGAATGGGGGCAAGGACGCGTACATCGTCCGGGTTGCCGATCCCACCGGCGCCCAGGCGGCCTTCGCCACGCTGGGCAGTGATGCGGATACGCCCGAGCCGCTGCTCACCCTGTCGGCGACGAGCGAGGGAGAGTGGGGCAACGACATCTACTTCCGGGTCACCCGGCCGACTTCCTTTTCCACCGCCGCGCCTGTCTTCACCTTGGAGGTGGGCCATCTGGAGTTGGTGGAAGGTGTCAGCGAGTTCAAGGCGGATGCCACCTTCTCCAACTTGTCCATGAACGAGAGCGCGCCCACGTATGCGCTCGGGTTGGTGGATGGGTCGGCGGGCACCGTCAAGCTCGAGTTCGTCAATGACACCACCGCCGAGGACCTGGCGGGACATGGGACCCTGGTGGGGGCCGCGATCGCGAGCCCGGTGGCGGGCGACCGGTTCTCCAGTCTTCCCGAGAAGTTGTCCCTGAGCGTCAACATCGATGGTCTGGGAGCGAAGACCCTTTCCTTTACCAAGACGTCCTTGAAACTGGGAGGGACGAACGGCGACGCGGATGCCGCGCTGGTCGCGAAGGCGGTCCAGGACGCCATCCAGCAGATCGCTCCCAGCGAGGAGCCCTTCCAGGGGGTGACGTGCACCTATGACGCGGCGACGCACCGGTTCACCCTGCGCTCGCCCGCCTCCGCCTCGTCCTCCGTGGAGATCTATGATTCGGGCGCGGGTCCGAGCCTGGCCAAGGCCATGCGGTTGGAGCCCGCCTCCACGCCCACCCGGGTGCACGGCTCGCTGCCGTTGGTTCCCGCGGCGGTGGAGCCCACCAAGCTCACCAGCGGCGCGGCCGAGCCTCCCCGCGCACAGGACTACCAGTCCGTCTTCGGAGGCCCGCTCAAGAAGATCTCCGACATCAGCGTGGTGGTGCTGCCGGACCAATCCCTGCCACCGGATGGCACGGGCAATCCGGGCATCGCGGCGGCGCTCGCCCATTGCGAGGAGATGCGCAACCGGGTGTTGATCATCGATCCTCCGCCAGGCTTCGAGTTGAAGTCGGCCCAGGAGGTGAACCAGCTCCGGCTGCCGACCTCGACCTATTCCGTCCTGTACTACCCGCGGGTGAAGGTGGCCAACCCGTTCTACAAGGCAGGGGCGACGGTGAAGGCGAGCCCCACCGTGACGGTGGCTCCCTCGGCGTTCGCCGCGGGCATGTGGTCGCGCATCGATGCGCGCCGGGGAGTATGGAAGGCGCCGGCGGGCGTGGAAACCTCGCTGCTGGGCACCGCGGGCCTCGAGTTCCAGGTGGACGACGGGGCGCAGGATCAGCTCAACCCCCTGGGCGTCAACTGCCTGCGCGTCCTGCCGAACTTCGGCGCGGTCCTCTGGGGGGCTCGCACCCTGGCGACCCGGGCGGATCCCGAGTGGCGGTACGTGTCCGTGCGCCGCACGGCCATCATGATCGAGCAGAGTGTCTACAACGGCATCCAGTGGGCCGTGTTCGAGCCCAATGATCACCGGCTGTGGTCCGCGCTGCGCACCAACATCGGCTCCTTCATGGATGGGCTGTTCCGCGCCGGCGCCTTCCAGGGCGACAAGGCCTCCGATGCCTACTTCGTGCGCTGCGGCCTGGGTGACACCATGACCCAGGGGGACATCGACCGGGGCCAGGTCATCGCCGTGGTGGGCTTCGCGCCCCTGAAGGCCGCCGAGTTCGTCATCATCCGCATCCAGCAGAAGCTCCAGCAATAG
- a CDS encoding phage tail protein — MAAPLFTVNTHRHDPYRTFKFQLLIDGKPVAGLKKVGALKRKTEAIKWRTAGDPSHERILPGGTSYEPLVLEQGLTHDPVFENWANLVNNVEGDAAMSLKNFRKDLVLNVLNLQGKVALSYKIFRAWVSEFQALPDLDAGSMNAVGIQTLTLQHEGWQRDTSVPEPAET; from the coding sequence ATGGCTGCTCCGCTGTTCACGGTGAACACGCACCGTCATGATCCGTACCGGACGTTCAAGTTCCAGTTGCTCATCGATGGCAAGCCGGTGGCCGGGCTGAAGAAGGTGGGAGCCCTGAAGAGGAAGACGGAGGCGATCAAGTGGCGCACCGCGGGAGATCCCTCTCACGAGCGCATCCTGCCGGGCGGCACGAGCTACGAGCCGCTCGTGTTGGAGCAGGGCCTCACGCACGATCCGGTCTTCGAGAACTGGGCCAACCTGGTGAACAACGTCGAGGGTGACGCCGCGATGTCCTTGAAGAATTTTCGCAAGGATCTCGTGCTCAACGTGCTCAACCTCCAGGGCAAGGTGGCCCTGTCGTACAAGATCTTCCGCGCCTGGGTGTCCGAGTTCCAGGCACTGCCGGATCTGGACGCGGGCTCGATGAACGCGGTGGGCATCCAGACCCTCACGTTGCAGCACGAGGGCTGGCAGCGTGACACGAGCGTTCCCGAGCCGGCGGAGACCTGA
- a CDS encoding Pvc16 family protein, with product MALPESSVSVACRSVAEFVRESFRAQGFTPRVLIGTPAEAVTDASSSEHRINLFFHRFEPSLVGPDVLPGQSWYIRVHCLVTAFAVVEDSVSAGENDLRLLGEVIRFFHEKPLMDAVDDQGEVIRIQVLFQPLSLDDINRLWSTQKDVTYRPSVAYELALVPVVPRTRAVEGPRVGSVVTRVRTRGGPGGPGREWTPPVAFLRVDVEREDWAPEICLVRDGECLRSIAFEVGSPELVSFQPEVLVVGEPGTSVRLRWDVWDRQQGWRTVDSGVDVSVAIHEADPRQLPASSRAQVALPFTTQPGQAVLYAVRRYRRVADGPQGAELEVRGNPLLVTLHGGAP from the coding sequence ATGGCGCTGCCCGAATCCTCGGTGTCCGTGGCCTGTCGCTCGGTGGCGGAGTTCGTCCGGGAGAGCTTCCGCGCGCAGGGTTTCACCCCTCGGGTGCTCATTGGCACCCCCGCCGAGGCCGTCACGGACGCATCCAGCTCCGAGCACCGGATCAACCTGTTCTTCCACCGCTTCGAGCCGTCCCTGGTCGGGCCGGACGTGCTGCCCGGACAGTCCTGGTACATCCGGGTCCATTGCCTGGTGACGGCGTTCGCCGTCGTCGAGGACTCGGTGAGCGCGGGCGAGAACGATCTGCGCCTGCTCGGCGAGGTCATCCGCTTCTTCCACGAGAAGCCCCTCATGGACGCGGTGGATGATCAGGGCGAGGTCATCCGCATCCAGGTGCTCTTCCAACCGCTCAGCCTGGACGACATCAACCGGCTGTGGTCCACCCAGAAGGACGTCACCTATCGGCCTTCCGTGGCCTATGAGCTGGCGCTCGTCCCGGTGGTGCCCCGGACGCGCGCCGTCGAGGGGCCCCGGGTGGGCTCCGTCGTCACGCGGGTGCGCACGCGCGGTGGGCCGGGTGGGCCCGGGCGCGAGTGGACACCGCCCGTTGCGTTCCTGCGCGTGGACGTGGAGCGGGAGGATTGGGCCCCGGAGATCTGCCTCGTGCGCGACGGCGAATGTCTGCGGAGCATCGCCTTCGAGGTGGGCAGCCCGGAACTCGTGAGCTTCCAACCCGAGGTGCTGGTGGTCGGCGAGCCGGGGACCTCCGTGCGCCTGCGCTGGGATGTGTGGGATCGGCAGCAGGGGTGGCGGACGGTGGATTCGGGAGTCGACGTGAGCGTGGCGATCCATGAGGCGGATCCCCGGCAGCTACCGGCCAGCTCCCGGGCGCAAGTCGCCCTGCCATTCACCACCCAGCCCGGTCAGGCCGTGCTCTACGCCGTCCGCCGCTACCGGCGCGTGGCGGATGGGCCCCAGGGCGCCGAGCTCGAGGTGCGCGGCAACCCCCTCCTGGTGACGCTCCACGGGGGTGCGCCATGA
- a CDS encoding ATP-binding protein, translating to MSGEPLRAEWERVELLGQCLVRLRAGGPLEDTLLEPLRTAQAGVRRGREEEDSAWKRLRAAALSALEYDVLACVIAPEVEPKVGWLFQQLQPGAAQPSYPSAALLQELLALRHEEGQRLMVALAEDAPLRRLGLIEREEPGAYAAIRPGRGVAARLLGAPEPPLVIPGALRVAGTARWEELILPPSRLELLREFLLWIRHRQVVVEQWGGRAVGGPVALFAGTSGTGKTFAASVLATELGWPLYRVDLGALVSKYIGETEKNLNRLFGAAHGREVILLFDEADSLFGKRGEVREARDRYANLEVSHLLARIEQHEGPCILTTNLKGHLDPAFTRRFQLVVEFPRPDAQAQARLWRGQLPPRAPLEPDVDPQLLGTAVSLSGGGIRNAALHAAYLAAGTGGPIGLRHLALAIWRELGKDGRDVSLAELGPLRRYLPEAVPC from the coding sequence ATGAGTGGCGAGCCACTGCGCGCCGAGTGGGAGCGCGTGGAGTTGCTCGGACAGTGCCTCGTGCGGCTCCGGGCGGGCGGGCCGTTGGAGGACACCCTGCTGGAACCGCTGCGGACCGCCCAGGCGGGAGTGCGGCGGGGTCGGGAGGAGGAGGACTCGGCCTGGAAGCGGCTGCGCGCGGCCGCGCTCTCCGCGCTCGAGTACGACGTGCTGGCCTGCGTGATCGCGCCGGAGGTGGAGCCCAAGGTCGGCTGGTTGTTCCAGCAGCTCCAGCCGGGCGCGGCCCAGCCCTCCTATCCGAGCGCGGCGCTCCTCCAGGAACTCCTCGCGCTGCGGCACGAGGAGGGCCAGCGGTTGATGGTGGCACTGGCGGAAGACGCGCCGCTGCGGCGCCTGGGGTTGATCGAGCGCGAGGAGCCAGGAGCGTACGCCGCCATCCGTCCCGGGCGGGGAGTCGCCGCGCGCCTGCTGGGCGCACCCGAGCCGCCACTCGTCATCCCCGGGGCGCTGCGAGTTGCCGGCACCGCCCGCTGGGAGGAGCTCATCCTGCCTCCCTCGCGGCTGGAGCTGTTGCGCGAGTTCCTCCTGTGGATCCGCCATCGCCAGGTGGTGGTGGAGCAGTGGGGAGGCCGCGCCGTGGGCGGCCCGGTGGCGCTGTTCGCGGGGACGTCGGGCACGGGCAAGACGTTCGCCGCGTCCGTGCTGGCCACGGAGCTGGGTTGGCCACTGTACCGGGTGGACCTGGGCGCGCTCGTCAGCAAGTACATCGGCGAGACGGAGAAGAACCTCAACCGTCTCTTCGGGGCCGCGCATGGTCGCGAGGTCATCCTCCTCTTCGACGAGGCGGACAGCCTCTTCGGCAAGCGCGGCGAGGTGCGGGAGGCGCGCGACCGCTACGCCAACCTCGAGGTGAGCCACCTGCTCGCGCGCATCGAGCAGCACGAGGGGCCCTGCATCCTCACCACCAACCTCAAGGGGCACCTGGATCCGGCCTTCACCCGCCGCTTCCAACTGGTGGTGGAGTTTCCCCGGCCCGATGCCCAGGCACAGGCCCGGCTGTGGCGGGGCCAGCTCCCTCCCCGGGCTCCCCTGGAGCCCGACGTGGATCCCCAGTTGCTCGGTACCGCGGTGAGCCTGTCGGGAGGTGGCATCCGCAACGCGGCGCTGCACGCGGCCTACCTGGCCGCCGGGACCGGAGGGCCCATCGGGCTGCGGCACCTCGCGCTCGCCATCTGGCGCGAGCTGGGCAAGGACGGGCGGGACGTCTCCCTCGCGGAGCTGGGCCCGCTGCGCCGCTACCTCCCGGAGGCTGTCCCATGTTGA
- a CDS encoding LysM peptidoglycan-binding domain-containing protein produces the protein MFLRGSRYDKARAFAPDPVLGEVFRGVRPRAIGPATGVLEHMVRSGDRLDLLARHYYNDPRLWWRIVDANPAFLYGGDLTLERNVGEIILIPRAGE, from the coding sequence ATGTTCCTGCGAGGCTCGCGTTACGACAAGGCCCGTGCCTTCGCGCCGGATCCGGTGCTCGGCGAGGTCTTCCGCGGCGTCCGGCCGCGCGCCATCGGGCCCGCCACCGGCGTGCTCGAGCACATGGTGCGCTCGGGGGACCGGTTGGATCTGCTCGCCCGGCACTACTACAACGATCCGCGCCTGTGGTGGCGCATCGTGGACGCCAACCCGGCCTTCCTCTATGGCGGCGATCTCACGCTCGAGCGCAACGTGGGCGAGATCATCCTCATTCCCCGGGCGGGGGAGTAG
- a CDS encoding phage late control D family protein, giving the protein MLDDLFSDRFRAPAECNIRVRGRPITELYPFLGEVRVECSREQAGVATLVFETRRDEHGRWVVQDAEVLVPWEPLSIEAVFGHRTEEVFRGFVRQVRADYPENTASARVTVECQDESLALDREHVRRVWGADVPTRDQLILLEIAGQHGLSVDPTSGAGMSGLVLPQDSTDIRFLRARAEANGYELLFQGGEIYFGPMRLEATPQPTLRVYAGPDTHCRSLSVTTDGHQPNKVAVDLAAQQGSGARRRELTPDLPLLGSRPAEGGRELRDFTWLLTREGSADEEELTARAQRRANDFSMRIKAEGEVDGTAYGHVLRVGQPVSVDGIGEWLGGVFYVDRVSHVFSHEGYLQTIRLLRNAYGDDLGSGAVNALRGLFS; this is encoded by the coding sequence ATGCTGGACGACCTGTTCTCCGACCGCTTCCGCGCCCCCGCCGAGTGCAACATCCGGGTGCGCGGTCGTCCCATCACCGAGCTCTACCCCTTTCTCGGTGAGGTGCGGGTGGAGTGCAGCCGGGAACAGGCGGGTGTGGCCACGCTCGTTTTCGAGACGCGGCGCGACGAGCACGGGCGCTGGGTGGTGCAGGACGCCGAGGTGCTCGTCCCCTGGGAGCCGCTGAGCATCGAGGCCGTGTTCGGTCACCGGACGGAGGAGGTCTTCCGCGGCTTCGTGCGCCAGGTGCGCGCCGACTACCCCGAGAACACCGCGAGCGCCCGGGTGACGGTGGAGTGCCAGGACGAGTCCCTCGCGCTCGATCGCGAGCACGTGCGCCGGGTCTGGGGCGCGGACGTCCCCACGCGAGATCAGCTCATCCTCCTGGAGATCGCCGGACAACATGGGCTGAGCGTGGATCCCACCAGCGGCGCGGGGATGAGCGGGCTCGTGCTGCCGCAGGACTCCACGGACATCCGCTTCCTGCGCGCGCGGGCCGAGGCCAACGGCTACGAGCTGCTCTTCCAGGGCGGGGAGATCTACTTCGGCCCCATGCGCCTGGAGGCCACGCCCCAGCCCACCCTCCGGGTGTACGCGGGGCCGGATACCCACTGCCGTTCGCTGTCGGTGACGACGGACGGGCACCAGCCCAACAAGGTGGCGGTGGACCTGGCGGCGCAGCAAGGCAGCGGCGCGCGCCGGCGGGAGCTGACACCGGATCTGCCCCTGCTCGGCTCGCGGCCCGCCGAGGGTGGACGCGAGCTGCGTGACTTCACCTGGCTGCTCACGCGCGAGGGCTCGGCGGACGAGGAGGAGCTCACCGCGCGCGCCCAGCGCCGGGCGAATGATTTCTCCATGCGCATCAAGGCCGAGGGCGAGGTGGATGGCACTGCCTATGGCCATGTGCTGCGGGTGGGCCAGCCGGTCTCGGTGGATGGGATTGGCGAGTGGCTGGGGGGCGTGTTCTACGTGGACCGCGTCTCGCATGTCTTCTCGCACGAGGGCTACCTGCAGACCATCCGCCTGCTGCGCAACGCCTATGGCGATGATCTCGGGAGTGGCGCCGTCAACGCGCTGCGGGGGCTCTTCTCGTGA
- a CDS encoding phage baseplate assembly protein V, with the protein MTDELLVQLTRQVREKYYGKYRGFVVDNEDPEKLGRLRVMVPSVLGEEPSPWALPCMPFGGLAGQGWFLLPEVDAQVWVEFEEGDVRRPIWTGTFWQKSADVPEPAAKTPPTTRLLQTPGGHVLQFDDEPDQERLLLHHPSGAEVSLEPKGSIALTDAEGATVVLDAEAKTLRIEDSHGNSVQLGSSGVLVEDANGNRIELGSSGATVSAQKVVVEASQVMLGGSGGEPVIKGQSFLSLFATHMHTSGPPGGPTSPPIPQGEMSTLSMKVTTS; encoded by the coding sequence GTGACGGATGAACTGCTCGTCCAGCTCACCCGGCAGGTCCGGGAGAAGTACTACGGCAAGTACCGCGGCTTCGTGGTGGACAACGAGGACCCGGAGAAGCTCGGGCGGCTGCGGGTGATGGTGCCCTCGGTGCTGGGCGAGGAGCCCTCGCCCTGGGCCCTGCCGTGCATGCCCTTCGGGGGACTCGCGGGCCAGGGCTGGTTCCTCCTGCCCGAGGTGGATGCCCAGGTGTGGGTGGAGTTCGAGGAGGGCGACGTGCGCCGGCCCATCTGGACCGGGACGTTCTGGCAGAAGTCCGCGGACGTGCCCGAGCCGGCGGCGAAGACGCCTCCCACCACGCGTCTGCTCCAGACGCCGGGGGGGCACGTGCTCCAGTTCGACGATGAGCCGGACCAGGAGCGCCTCCTGCTCCATCACCCGAGCGGGGCGGAGGTGAGCCTCGAGCCCAAGGGCTCCATCGCGCTCACGGACGCCGAGGGCGCCACGGTGGTGCTGGACGCCGAGGCGAAGACGCTGCGCATCGAGGATTCGCATGGCAACTCGGTGCAGCTCGGCTCGAGCGGCGTGCTGGTGGAGGATGCCAACGGCAATCGGATCGAGCTGGGCTCGTCCGGGGCGACGGTGTCCGCGCAGAAGGTCGTCGTCGAGGCCTCCCAGGTGATGCTCGGGGGCAGTGGCGGCGAGCCCGTCATCAAGGGCCAGAGCTTCCTGTCGCTGTTCGCCACGCACATGCACACCTCCGGGCCCCCGGGCGGCCCGACGTCCCCCCCCATTCCGCAGGGGGAGATGAGCACGCTGTCCATGAAGGTGACGACCTCGTGA
- a CDS encoding GPW/gp25 family protein, producing the protein MSDSFDQRQRLGDPPCLAFPFRVGTQGPAISRRNQHVREQIEQVLFTTPGERVFRPDFGGGARTLVFEPNGTPLWDVTGRRLQAALAEALRGEVDPGSLEMEVTGSGEQMEITVRYRLTTLGVSQQQTFSVGGTGG; encoded by the coding sequence ATGAGTGACTCGTTCGATCAGCGCCAGCGCCTGGGAGACCCCCCCTGTCTGGCGTTTCCCTTCCGGGTGGGCACCCAGGGCCCGGCCATCAGCCGGCGCAACCAGCACGTGCGCGAGCAGATCGAGCAGGTGCTCTTCACCACGCCCGGGGAGCGGGTGTTCCGTCCGGACTTCGGGGGCGGCGCGCGCACCCTCGTCTTCGAGCCCAATGGCACGCCCCTGTGGGACGTGACGGGACGGCGGCTGCAGGCGGCGCTGGCCGAGGCCCTGCGGGGCGAGGTGGATCCCGGCAGCCTGGAGATGGAGGTCACCGGCAGCGGCGAGCAGATGGAGATCACCGTGCGCTACCGGCTGACCACGCTGGGCGTGTCCCAGCAGCAGACCTTCTCCGTGGGAGGCACTGGTGGCTGA